From the genome of Effusibacillus lacus:
CTGATTGACCGCGAAGCGATCGTAAAAGTTGCCCTTCACGGAACGGGAGCGCCTGCACATTCTCCGTTCGCAAAGGGACACTTCGCATATGGCGACAGTGATAAAGCTCCAAAACCTGACTTAGCAAAAGCAAAGGAATTGCTGGCAAAAGCGGGTGTGCCCAACGGGTTTTCATTCACTTTGACGATCAGCACCACTCCATTGAACCAGCAGATTGGTTCCTTGATTCAAGGAATGTTGAAGCCCGCAGGAATCGATGTACAACTTGAGAAAGTCGAGTTCGGTCAAATGCTTGAGAAGGGTAAGGCCGTGAACCATCAAGCTCTGATGTTGGGATGGAGCGGACGCCCGGATCCGGATCAAAATATCTATCAGTTTATGAAAACGAAAGAGCCAAACAACTACACCGGATACTCCAACACGAAGGTAGACGAACTGTTGTTGGCTGCACGCACGGAAACCGATACCACCAAGCGTAAGGGTATCTATGACGAAGCGATGAAGATTCTGAATGATGAATTGCCTTACATTTATACCTATCACGAAGCGAACCTGCTTGGATTCTCGAAATCGGTTCAAGGCTTCGAATATGTTCCGGACGGTTTGATCCGTACCGCTAATTTGAGCAAGTAAGGAGAATTTGTATGACATTTCTGGTCAGGCGGTTGTTGCTCGCGATCCCAGTCATTCTATTGGTCACCATCATGGTATTTTCGTTGATGCACATGCTACCCGGCGATCCGGCAACTGTCATTCTCGGTCAGGAGGCTACGCCGGAAGCGGTGGCGGCTCTGCGTGAAGAACTTGGCTTGAACAGACCGATTCTCGTTCAGTATTTTGATTGGTTGGGAGGGGTGCTCCAGGGAGACCTGGGGCGCTCCCTCGTTGACCGTACTCCGGTAGCCGAATTAATAATGCAGCGTTTTCCTGCAACTATCGAATTAACTATCGGAACCTTTATTGTTGCGATCTTAATTGCTGTACCAGCAGGGATCATTTCCGCTACGCGTCCGGGGAAATGGGTGGATTATACCAGCACGATGTTTGCGCTCGGCGGAATGTCGATCCCGCATTTCTGGCTCGGAATGATGTTTATTGTCTTTTTCTCTGTAAAATTGGGCTGGTTGCCAGCGTCCGGCTATGTGCCATTATCACAAGACCCGGTTGCCAACCTGGCTGCCATGATCATGCCGATGGTTGCGACAGGGTTGCGTGAATCAGCAGTTCTGATGCGAATGCTGCGGAGCAGTTTGCTTGAAGTGATGCATGCGGACTACATCCGTACCGCTTATTCGAAAGGTCTGAAAGAGTGGACCGTTATCATGCGTCATGCCCTGAAAAACGCACTTGTCCCGGTTGTTACAACGAGCGGTCTGATTGTAGCGGGGCTGCTTAGTGGACTTGTAATTACCGAATCCATTTTTTCAATTCCCGGATTTGGGAGATTAATTGTGGAATCGATCTTTTCCCGTGATTTCGTAACGGTGCAGGGAGCGATTCTTGTATCCGCACTGCTTGTTGTCGCCGTGAATCTGTTTGTAGATATCTTGTATACAATCATTGATCCGCGGATCAAGGCCGGAAAGGGGGCGGAATAAAATGAGCCAAACGGTGAATCCCAATCCAAACGTTGGCCTTTCCCAAGCTGTTCAAAAGAACAAGGGGGAAAGCCAATGGCGCGTTTTCTTCCGTCGCTTTGCTCGGAATAAACTGGCGATTGTGGGGGCGGTCATAATCGGTATATTGGTGCTGACCGCAATCCTTGCGCCTGTAATTGCCACTCATGATCCGATCTATGATCAGGATTATTCATCTGTTCTGCAACCACCGGGCAATGGTCATATTCTGGGGACTGACGACCTCGGACGGGATACGTTCTCAAGACTGGTGCATGGTGCCCGTCTCTCCATTCAAGCGGCTGTGATTTCGGTAGGAATTGCGGTTTTGATCGGAGTACCGATCGGGCTAATCACTGGATACTTCCGTGGGTTCTGGGATGAATGGGTTGTCATGCGCATCGTTGACGCGATGCAAGCATTTCCGTCTTTGATTCTGGCGCTTGCCATGGCGGCCGTTCTTGGAGGAGGATTCTATAACGCCATGATCGCGATTGGGATCGGGTTTATCCCGACCTTCGTCCGAATTACGAGAGCCCAGGTTCTCACAGTCAGAAACCTGGAATTCGTGCAAGCTGCAAAAGCGATCGGGGCAAAAAACTGGCGGATTATGTTCCTGCACGTCCTTCCAAACTCGATGGCACCTCTGTTAGTGCAGATCACTCTTGCGATGGCATCCGCGATTATCGCGGAAGCGGGATTGTCGTTTCTGGGGCTAGGCGCGAGACCGGAAGAGCCAAGCTGGGGTTCCATGCTGCTGATCGCACAAGGATATCTGAACATTGAACCGATGCTGGCATTCTGGCCGGGCATGGCGATTTTTATGGTAGTTCTCGGATTCAATCTGCTTGGAGACGGAATCCGTGAGGTACTTGATCCGAAGTTAAAGCGCTAAGAAAGCGGGGGCATCCATGGTGTACGTGTATTCAGAATCGAACGAAATTCCACCGATGGAACTTGATGATATCGACAGGCAGATCCTGGAGGCTCTCCACGAGAACAGCCGGATTTCGTATACAGATTTGGCAAAACGAATCGGACTCTCGCGTGTGGCGGTGCAAGCCCGCATCAGTGCTCTGACGGAGGCGGGAGTTATTGAGCGGTTCACCGTGGTCATTAACCCTGTCAAGGTCGGAATTCAAGTATCCGCTTTTTTCAATGTGGATACCGAACCGCAATACCTCGATGAAGTGGCTGAAAAATTGGCCAAGGAGCCTGCGGTCACCAGTCTCTATCATATGACGGGGCCCAGTACGCTCCATATGCACGGAATTTTTGCAAACAATCAGGAGATGGAAAAGTTTCTCCTGGAAAAATTATATACAATGCCCGGCATCGTCCGCGTGGAAACGCAGATGCTGCTCAAGAGATACAAGAGTCGAATGGGCATGAAACTGTAAGGAGTGAGTTCTATGGCCGAGGGGACAGGAACCTACAAAGAACTCATACTTGCCATGGGGCGTACAGGGATTTTGGGTTACGGAGGCGGACCTTCGATCATTCCCTTGATCCGGTATGAAGCGGTCACAAGATATAACTGGTTGGACGATGAGGAGTTCGGAGAAATACTCGCATTGGCAAACGCTTTACCGGGGCCGATTGCGACGAAAATGGCGGCTCAGCTCGGCTATAGGCTGAAAGGAACAGCCGGGGCTGTGGTCGCCGTTCTTGCCCATATTCTTCCGACAAGCATTGCAATGGTGGCTCTGCTTGGAGTCTTATACGCTCTCCGGCACTCCAAGTATGTCGCGGGAATGATTGCAGCGGTACGGCCTGTCATTGTGGTAATGCTTGCGTTAATGGCGTATGAATTTGCGGCGAAGGCATGGAAAGGTCTCGGCAAAGCGATGGGGATCGGGTTTGGCCTTCTTGCTTTCACGCTTCTCTCCGTCATTGATATCCACCCGGGTATTGTGGTGGCAGTCTTTCTCGCTTACGGGGCGGTTCATCTGAAGCTTGTCGACCGGCTGAAACAAAGACCGGGACAAGGGAAAGGGGTGTCCTCATGACTTGGTGGGAACTGTTCTGGGGCTTTTTTGTCGCGAATGTTCTTGGATACGGCGGTGGACCCTCCTCGATTCCCCTGATGCAGGAAGAGATTGTGAATCATTACGGCTGGCTTACCAATGAGCAATTCTCGGATGTCTTGGCGGTCGGAAATGCCCTTCCGGGACCTATCGCCACCAAAATCGCCGCCTTTGTCGGGTATCAGGAGGCGGGATGGATCGGGTTCGTGATTGCGACACTGGCAACCGTAGCACCATCGGCGGTTGCTTTAATCTTGCTGCTGCGGATTCTGAACCATTACCGCCAATCTTCCGTGGTAAAAGGGATGACCCTGCTCGTGCAGCCGGTAATCGCCATCATGATGGCGGTGTTGACCTGGGAAATGGCAGGAGTGTCTGTAGGGTCGATCGGGATTTGGCAGTCCCTGGGCATTGCCGCAGTGGCCCTTTGGGCCATGACGAAGGGGTGGATTCACCCCGCGCTGGTGATCGTCGCCGCCTTTGCTTACGGGGGTCTCGTGTTGTCGCACACAGTATAACGCGAGAAAAAACATCCTATTATAAAGGAGAAATAGTCGTGAACTACGATTCGTTACATTATCCGTACTCGTCGCATCGAACCACCGTTTATGCAAAAAACGGGATGGTTGCCACATCGCAACCGCTTGCCGCACAAGCAGGCCTAGAGATCTTAAGAAAGGGCGGGAACGCAATCGATGCGGCGATTGCCACGGCTGCCGCGCTGACGGTAGTTGAACCTGCTTCGAACGGCATCGGCGGGGACGCTTTTGCTTTGGTGTGGACAAAAGGAAAACTGCATGGTTTAAATTCGAGCGGCCCCGCTCCAAAAAGCATTTCAATCGAAGCCCTGAAAAAAGCCGGAGTCGAAGAGATTCCCAAATACGGTTTGATTCCGGTGACTGTTCCCGGGGCGCCCGCCGCTTGGGCGGAACTGTCCGCGAAGTTCGGCAAACTTCCGTTGACGGAAGTACTGCGTCCGGCGATTGAATATGCGGAGAACGGCTATCCGTTAACGCCGGTACTCGGGCAGAATTGGGCGCGGGCATATAAAACCTACAGTAAACACTTGAAGGGCGACGAATTCAAAGGTTGGTTCGATACGTTTACCCCGGAAGGCAAAGTGCCTCAAATCGGTGAAGTCTGGCGTTCCCCCGATCATGCGAGAACCCTGCAGTCGATTGCGGAAACGAAAGCCGAGTCGTTCTATCGCGGGGAGTTGGCGGAGAAGATTGACCAATTTTTCAAGAAATTCGGGGGCTATCTGACTGCGCAAGACCTTGCGGCGTACAAGCCGGAATGGGTCAACCCGATCAGCGCAAACTACCGGGGGTATGATGTGTGGGAGATTCCGCCAAACGGACACGGTTTGGTGGCCCTCATGGCATTGAATATCCTGAAGGGGTTTGACTTTCCTGAACGGGATACGGTGGATACGTATCATAAACAAATTGAAGCGATAAAGCTGGCATTCGCGGACGGGAAGAAATACATCACAGACCCCCGCAAGATGTCAGTCCGGGTGGAAGATTTGTTGTCGGATGCGTACGCGGAAGAACGGCGTCGCTTGATCGGAAAAGAAGCGCTGCAGCCGGAGACCGGCGAGCCGCCGCGCGGAGGAACCGTCTATCTCTGTACGGCTGACGGGGAAGGGAACATGGTGTCCTTCATCCAGAGCAACTACATGGGCTTCGGATCGGGACTTGTGGTCCCGGATACAGGAATTGCACTGCACAATCGGGGTCACAACTTTACGTTGGATGAAACGCATGACAACCGCCTTGAACCCGGAAAGAAACCGTACCACACGATTATTCCCGGCTTCCTGACGAAGGACGGCAAACCGGTCGGACCGTTCGGTGTGATGGGTGGTTTTATGCAACCGCAGGGACATGTGCAGGTTGTGATGAACACAGTGGACTTCCATCTCAATCCGCAAGCGGCGCTGGACGCACCGAGATGGCAATGGATGCAGGGCAAAACAGTTCAAATCGAACAGACTACTCCGGCTCATATTGTGGAATCGCTGGCCCGTTTGGGACACGATGTCCAGTGGGCTGTCGGTAGCGGCGGATTTGGACGCGGACAAATCATTTGGAGACAAGAAAACGGGGTCCTCGTCGGAGGAACGGAACCCCGTACGGACGGACAAGTGGCTGCCTGGTAGGCGGCCCTTTTTATGTCAAAATGTATGGTATAATTAACTCTGTTTTCGCAAAGTTTGTTGCTTTATAAAGTCATAAATCATCATGTAACTTCTTCGGCTTGTCTGTGTCTAATAGGTCGGAGGTGTTACACATGAAAAAGATTATTGGGGGACTGGTTTTGACAGCAGTTCTTGTAGGTTGCAAAGATACAGGAAATCCCCCTAACGCTCAAAGTAGGATTTAACCTATATCCAAGGGCGGTTCTGCTTCTGAAGCAACTAAGCCAGTGGACGTAAGAGAAGCAGCTTGGCTCCAACTGTCCAAAGAAGCAAAGGAAGATATTGTTGGTTCGTGGGAAAGCGGAACAGTGGGTAAAACAAAGATAGAAGGCGAAGGCGAACCGTTTCAAGGTTCTGAAAAGTATATGGGTAAGGAACTCACTTTTATATCTTTTCCGTCCAAAAGCGATGCTTTGTTGGGACCAGTTACTGTCTTTGTTGACCCACAAACTCAAAAGACTGTGGGATATGGTGGAAGAGACTAATATCCAAATGGCAAGGCTGATTCAGTCTTGCCTTTCTTACTCTTTGACAAAATTGCGTACAAGATTTTCAAGTAGATCAGTAAGGCCTAAATCGTGTAAAATAAGAGACATGAGTAGGGTTCGTCTCTTCTTGGTGATTTCAGCAATCCCGAGGATACCCTACTTTATTGTTGTCTGTTAAGACTCCAAATTCTGTTACACAAACTAATTTACTTCATCCAGGGGAGAAATTACCTTTGAAAAAATTCATCCAATATTGTTAAGTACAAGATTCTATCCTGAAAATTAACTCATTGCACGAACTGAAAAAGGCAATACGAAACTGACCCTGAACCTTGCAAAAAATGGTTAGGGTTGAAAAAGTAACGATATACCGTCGCTATCGTCAAGAGACTGCTGATTCCACCGTGACCTTTAACCCCAAGGATTCAAGTTTCTTAATTGATTGTCTGATAATGGTGTCGCGTTTTCGTTCCTCGTAATAGGTTGGGCCCAATTCCATGTACGGTTGTCTGCGCTTGAGAATGTAATAGGCGATCATCAATATGCTGTGAGCTACGGCTACTGCTGCTCGATTGGCTCCCCGACGTGCGGCAATCCGATGATATTGACTGGACAAGTACGTATTCTTCGTTCTTGCGGCGGCGCGTGCAGCTTCAACAAGAGCGCTTCGGAGTCTCTTGTTTCCTTTGCGGGTCTTTCCTGATTTCCGTTTACCGGCACTTTCATTTTGACCTGGGCACAGCCCCGCCCATGAACATAAATGAGCGGCGGAGGGGAATTGATCCATATCGGTGCCGATTTCGGCTGCAATTGTTTCAGCCGTTCTTCTCGCCACTCCGGGAATCGTATCCAGCAGCTCCAGGTCTTCCTCAAAAGGGAGCATTCGCCTCTTGATCTCTTCGTCCAGTCTGCCGATTTCATCGTCCAGATAATCGATGTGCCGCAGTTGCGCCGCCAGCATCAGCTTCTGATGGTTTCCCATCAGTCCGTTCAAGGCGCGTTGTAATTCTGCCTTTTTGTTTTTCAATCGCCGCTGTGTCAATTCCGAAAGCAGTTCCGGGTTTTCTTCGCCGGCGATCATGGCTTCAATCATGGCTCGTCCCGATTTCCCCAGCACATCGCTGGCGACAGACGATAGTTTGATGTTGGCGCCTTCGAGCACTTTTTGTATGCGGTTGACTTCCCTGGCCCGCTCGTCAATCAAACTGCGCCGGTATCGAATCAATTCACGCAGTTCCCGCTGGTCGCGGTTCGGGATGAAACTGCCCTGAAGCAAACCGTGACGAAGCAGACTGGCGATCCATTCGGCATCCTTGACATCCGTCTTGCGTCCGGGCACGTTCTTGATACTTTTGGCGTTGACGACAAGGGTCTGAATGTCCTCAAGCTCCAGAAGATTGTAAATGGGCTTCCAGAACGAGGCGGTGCTTTCCATCGCGACATGGGTGCACCCGTTGCTTTTGATCCAGTCCACGAGCAGGATCAGGTCATCGGTCATGGTGGAGAATGTCCGGATTTCTTTGGTTTCCGGCGTGATCACGCAGGCCACCACGTTCTTCTTGTGAACGTCCAGCCCGCATACATGGGTATAAACGACGTCCATACAGCAGAACTCCTTGCGGCGGTAAAGATTGAGGGCTGGTGCAGCAACCGTCAAGCGATTATTCTATCCTGCGTGCTCCCGAAAGGGGCAACAATCTGTGGTGCACCTGGTCGCTGGGGCTCTGTCTAACTCACGGGCTCGTAGCACCATAGTTCCACGACCTCCCTCGCCAGCCGCAAGTCCATTATACCGCACGCTCCTATTTTCATCATCTGATGGTGCCGCGCCAGCGGCATGGAAGTCTATCTCCTATTTATGACCTTTTAAGGGGAGAGAGACATGCAATGACAGTGAAAATAAGCAAACAGATGGGGCAATGGATGTGATGGGTGGCACCTTGTAAAGAACCAGGAATTAAGCATTATTCATGAAAGCATGCCTCCCCATACATCCGAGGTCAGGCACTATCATCAACATGCCAGGCAATTTTTCTTTGTACTGTCAGGTACGGCTACACTTGAAGCAGACGGTGAAATCATTGAAATCCATCCACATGAAGGGGTGGAAATCCCTCCAACCGTGCCGCACCAAATGTTTAACAAATCCGACGAAACAATCGAATTTCTGGTAATATCTCAACCAAACAGCAGAGGAGACCGGATTTTGGCGAAGGAGGTTTTCTGATGGGTTTGACTATGATGTTTCCCGTTGTCGGGTTGATCTCGGCAATCCTGGTAGTACTCGCGGCAAGACGATTCTTCCATCCTGGGAATGGTTTGCATAAAAAATTGGCTTCCTGCATTCCCGGCCCTTGGCTGGTCCATCCGTTGAAAGGCGGAGGGTTGGTTACCCAGGCGATGATCCCTTTATGGCAGCGGTCGGGTACATGCTGCTGCTGGGGGTGACGTTCGTGGCTGCAGGAACCTGTCTGCTCGCGGTGGGGTGGCGACCACCCCTCTATTCATCCTTCAGCGGATCGACAATCCCATAATTCCCAAGTCCAATATTGGGATCGATGTAGCCTCGCGGACTGAATGGTTCGATGGGATCGGCGGTCACAAACGGGTCGTCGTTCCCCAGAGCGCCTGCCTTGGCCAACGAGATCAGCGTGGCCCCATTTTCCTCCAGGATTCTCTTGGCTTCCTCCCGATCCGCATCAGTTGTTTCCACAATCACGAGAGTGCTGGAGTAACGAGCCATGATGGCTTCCCGCTCATTATTGGCCTCCTCCCGCAGATGGCTCTCGTTTGCCGCTTCCAGGTAGTTGTCCGCTCCCTGGTCTTTCCCGTACCCCGATACCGGGTTGCCTGTCACGCCTGCGCCTGTTGCGGTATTCATGATGATTCCTTGGGCGATGGGGATGCCATCCGTTAACCCGTCGGTTACTTCACCCAAATCACGGTCTTGTTCTCCCGGCGCTTTTTTAACCACGGTTATCCGATTCTCAAACATCGGCTTCAACTTGTAAATGGCCCGAAGAGCCTGATCATTGTCCTGAAATTGCCCCACTACATGTTTGCCCATGTTGCCAACCTCCTCTAGCCCATATCCTGCCCAAAAACAGGAAAATCTCACAACAAAATAAATTCTGAACGAGCGCTCGCTCATGAAAGGATTTTTATTGTATATTGTAGAAGTAGGGAGTAGGAGTCAGAGCAACCGGATGCAGGGGGGAGAGACGATGTTCAAGAAGATCCTGATTGCCAACAGGGGAGAGATCGCGGTTCGGGTCATGCGCACTTGTATGGCCTTAAACATCCGAACGGTCGGTATATATTCCGAGGCGGACGCGGCAGCGCCTCATGTCAAGATGGCGGATGAGGCCTACCAGGTCGGAGGGCCGCGGGTCAATGAAAGTTACCTGAACATGGACAAGATTATCGAAATCGCCAAACAGACGGGCGCGGAAGCAATTCATCCCGGATACGGGCTGCTGTCGGAAAATGCGGTGTTTGCCCGCAAGTGTGAAGAGGCGGGGATTGTGTTTATCGGGCCATCACCTGAAGTGATTGCGCGGATGGGAAGCAAGATCGAATCCCGCATTGCAATGGAAAAAGTTGGTGTTCCTGTTGTGCCGGGCATTGCCCATCCGCTTTCTGATGTGGAAGAAGCTGCCCAGGTGGCTGACCGTTTCGGCTATCCGGTCATGTTGAAAGCATCGGCCGGCGGCGGCGGCATCGGCATGCAGATTGTCCGGAATGAGGAAGAACTTCGCAAGGCGTATGAGGGGAACAAGAAGCGCGCCACTGACTTTTTCGGGGACGGGGCCATGTATATCGAGAAG
Proteins encoded in this window:
- a CDS encoding gamma-glutamyltransferase family protein, producing the protein MVATSQPLAAQAGLEILRKGGNAIDAAIATAAALTVVEPASNGIGGDAFALVWTKGKLHGLNSSGPAPKSISIEALKKAGVEEIPKYGLIPVTVPGAPAAWAELSAKFGKLPLTEVLRPAIEYAENGYPLTPVLGQNWARAYKTYSKHLKGDEFKGWFDTFTPEGKVPQIGEVWRSPDHARTLQSIAETKAESFYRGELAEKIDQFFKKFGGYLTAQDLAAYKPEWVNPISANYRGYDVWEIPPNGHGLVALMALNILKGFDFPERDTVDTYHKQIEAIKLAFADGKKYITDPRKMSVRVEDLLSDAYAEERRRLIGKEALQPETGEPPRGGTVYLCTADGEGNMVSFIQSNYMGFGSGLVVPDTGIALHNRGHNFTLDETHDNRLEPGKKPYHTIIPGFLTKDGKPVGPFGVMGGFMQPQGHVQVVMNTVDFHLNPQAALDAPRWQWMQGKTVQIEQTTPAHIVESLARLGHDVQWAVGSGGFGRGQIIWRQENGVLVGGTEPRTDGQVAAW
- a CDS encoding chromate transporter; translation: MAEGTGTYKELILAMGRTGILGYGGGPSIIPLIRYEAVTRYNWLDDEEFGEILALANALPGPIATKMAAQLGYRLKGTAGAVVAVLAHILPTSIAMVALLGVLYALRHSKYVAGMIAAVRPVIVVMLALMAYEFAAKAWKGLGKAMGIGFGLLAFTLLSVIDIHPGIVVAVFLAYGAVHLKLVDRLKQRPGQGKGVSS
- a CDS encoding chromate transporter, yielding MTWWELFWGFFVANVLGYGGGPSSIPLMQEEIVNHYGWLTNEQFSDVLAVGNALPGPIATKIAAFVGYQEAGWIGFVIATLATVAPSAVALILLLRILNHYRQSSVVKGMTLLVQPVIAIMMAVLTWEMAGVSVGSIGIWQSLGIAAVALWAMTKGWIHPALVIVAAFAYGGLVLSHTV
- a CDS encoding ABC transporter permease produces the protein MTFLVRRLLLAIPVILLVTIMVFSLMHMLPGDPATVILGQEATPEAVAALREELGLNRPILVQYFDWLGGVLQGDLGRSLVDRTPVAELIMQRFPATIELTIGTFIVAILIAVPAGIISATRPGKWVDYTSTMFALGGMSIPHFWLGMMFIVFFSVKLGWLPASGYVPLSQDPVANLAAMIMPMVATGLRESAVLMRMLRSSLLEVMHADYIRTAYSKGLKEWTVIMRHALKNALVPVVTTSGLIVAGLLSGLVITESIFSIPGFGRLIVESIFSRDFVTVQGAILVSALLVVAVNLFVDILYTIIDPRIKAGKGAE
- a CDS encoding IS110 family transposase — its product is MDVVYTHVCGLDVHKKNVVACVITPETKEIRTFSTMTDDLILLVDWIKSNGCTHVAMESTASFWKPIYNLLELEDIQTLVVNAKSIKNVPGRKTDVKDAEWIASLLRHGLLQGSFIPNRDQRELRELIRYRRSLIDERAREVNRIQKVLEGANIKLSSVASDVLGKSGRAMIEAMIAGEENPELLSELTQRRLKNKKAELQRALNGLMGNHQKLMLAAQLRHIDYLDDEIGRLDEEIKRRMLPFEEDLELLDTIPGVARRTAETIAAEIGTDMDQFPSAAHLCSWAGLCPGQNESAGKRKSGKTRKGNKRLRSALVEAARAAARTKNTYLSSQYHRIAARRGANRAAVAVAHSILMIAYYILKRRQPYMELGPTYYEERKRDTIIRQSIKKLESLGLKVTVESAVS
- a CDS encoding ABC transporter permease; the encoded protein is MSQTVNPNPNVGLSQAVQKNKGESQWRVFFRRFARNKLAIVGAVIIGILVLTAILAPVIATHDPIYDQDYSSVLQPPGNGHILGTDDLGRDTFSRLVHGARLSIQAAVISVGIAVLIGVPIGLITGYFRGFWDEWVVMRIVDAMQAFPSLILALAMAAVLGGGFYNAMIAIGIGFIPTFVRITRAQVLTVRNLEFVQAAKAIGAKNWRIMFLHVLPNSMAPLLVQITLAMASAIIAEAGLSFLGLGARPEEPSWGSMLLIAQGYLNIEPMLAFWPGMAIFMVVLGFNLLGDGIREVLDPKLKR
- a CDS encoding Lrp/AsnC family transcriptional regulator, producing MVYVYSESNEIPPMELDDIDRQILEALHENSRISYTDLAKRIGLSRVAVQARISALTEAGVIERFTVVINPVKVGIQVSAFFNVDTEPQYLDEVAEKLAKEPAVTSLYHMTGPSTLHMHGIFANNQEMEKFLLEKLYTMPGIVRVETQMLLKRYKSRMGMKL